The following is a genomic window from Meriones unguiculatus strain TT.TT164.6M chromosome 7, Bangor_MerUng_6.1, whole genome shotgun sequence.
acacacacacacacacacacacacacactcagagagagagagacactcaaattaaaatatactaaaaaaattaaacataatcaAAACAAGCTGAATGATgctacctgcaatcccagtactcaggtgtgtgtgtgggggggtacgACCATCTGGAAttaaaggtcatccttggctacatggggAGCTAGAGGCCAGCTGGACttcacaagaccctgtctcaaaaaaaaaaaaaaaacaacaacaaggcaTCGTAACCCAAAACCAGCCCTGACCCTCTGGCTTTTGCTgtctctcctgcttcctccatGTCTATGCACAGCTGTGGCAGAGCAGAAGTCTTGTGGCTTTGGACAGGGCCCTCGGGACCCCAAGGTGAGGAAATAGAGGGAGGTCCCTGGGGTGAGGACCCCAACTCCTTTTAGGTCGGGAGCATCTGCTTGTATCCATACTGTGTTCCCACCTGTGCTCATGTTCCTGAGATGATTTGAAGGAAACATGTCTTTTGCTCTGAGTGAATGGGTTTCGGTTCAGACAGGTGGAAGATTACCTCCCATAGTCCCACAAGAGGATAGCAATGACTGGCCCATTGCACATCTCACACCAGCAAGCAGAGGGGACTGTGAACGTTCCCAGAACACCAGGACCTCTGTCCGAGGCACCCAATATGCCAGTACTCGAATCTGAAAAGCCACTCTGAGAATTGTGTataatttaacaaaacaaaacaaagcatacaagcagcaacagcaacaaaaacctctgctgctcattaaagaaaaagaaaaaaaagtttgaggacggggagatagctcagtgacaAAGTGTTGTCACCAAGTGAGGACCTGACTTGgctctccagcaccacataagaGCTGGAGTGTGGGGGCACACTTAGAATATAGGGGTTTGGGCAGAGGACAGGAGGATCTCCGGAGCGCGGTGGCTACGGTGAGCTCCTTGTGAGAAAGCTGTCTTAAATGatcaggcctggagagatggctcagcagtcaagagcacgtCCAGAGGTCccacgtgacagctcacaactgtttgtagctCTTATCTCACAGGATCTGATGACGTGTGTGCGGGCAAAGCCAGTGCTGGCTCACAGGCTAAAGCATTTGTGCGGATCCACAGAACTCATGGAAATGGCAACCCCCCATGGCTGTGGCCTATTCCCTGTTATTCTAGCCTGAGAAGGCAGATGAGGAATCCCCAGAGTTAGCGGGCCACCAAGATTAGCCATATGAAATGAGCTCTGAATTTGATTGAGGGACCCTTCCTCAAGGAATAAGATGAACGTGGAACCAGGGGTGATTCCTGACATCAACCTCAGGCCTCTGTATGTcctcatgcatgtgcacacacacacacacacacacacacacacacacattgaaaggGGGGGGCAATGTGGAGAGTTCTTAAGGTTGACCTGCACATATgtacgcatgtgtgtgcacatacacacagctgACAAATTATTGTTGTTGGCAGAAAGGCTCTGGTTCCTTATATCTATGAGCCTCAGTTCCTTCTTTACAAAGCATGGGCATTAGATGAAATCAGTCCTCCCTAAATTTCCTGCACGGTAAGAAAGATGCTCCCACTCATGGGCACTCCGCTGGTTCCCTCCCTGTCACCCTGTCACCACTGTTTAGGAAGTCTGCAGTGTGGACTCAGCTCACCCACTGAAAAGGTGGATGTCTGACTGACTTCCTGTGATCACCACAGATGAGGTAGCTACGACAAGAAGAGGGGACAAAGGGATGCTTGTAGGTTTATTGGTTCTTCGGTCCAGACAATGTATGGGCCACATGGCTGGGATTAGAGATGGGGCCAGAGACTGTATTTCCAGACCCCGCATGGTCCTAGGGAATGCTGCAGGGAGTAGTCttccttgcctcagtttccccaggctCCAGGATCATGCAGGAGCAAATAGGCATGTCTTGATTTTGATTTAAAAACTCATCCTGGAAAAATATACTTTGGTGGAAATTGTAGTCTGGGGCAGGCAGGGAGTGAGTGCCAGCCAGACTCACTGCCAGGTACTGGTGTTCCTGGGCCCTGTCTCTGTGCAGAGCTTCAGGACAGTACATAGACCTCCAGCAGGCTGGACACAGCATGCATTCGGTAGAAGATGCCGAAAGGCAGGCAGATGTTGACAATGGCCGCCCAGAGGGAGTAGCCATAAAAGTCCACCTCCACGGTATTGCTGAAGTGAGGGCGGGCGCCAAAGGCAGGCATGATCCATagctgtggggggtggggagagaggagaggtgtgCATCAGGAGCCTGCTTGTGACTTCTGTGGGCTTTGCTGAGCAGAAAAGAAAGGGATCCCAGCCTTCTAATTGGCTGGGATGGCCATCAGGGACTGAGTGTCACCAGGGCTGGCCTCCAGCATCGTGGACAGGGCCTGGCTGAGGAGCTGGAGAAGTGTGTCTAACTGGACACACTTCCGGGCTAGGTGTCCACCTGAagcttctcctcccacccccttatCCTGCCCTCCTAGCAGATGGATGTCTCAGTGGTGACATAAGGAACTGATGCTAACAGCTGAAGGAGGAAGTGGGGAGATGTGAGTGTGGGTGCTGGTGGTAGAAGAAAGGCAGTCAAGCCTAGGGCCTCCCTCTCCAACCTTCCCCTGAGCTCTACTCCTGTGTTTCCCCATCCCTTCCATGCATGGGAGAAGTCTAAGGCTAGTCTCCCGCTTCACCTCCAGAGAGGAACTCAGACCTTAGGGGTAAGGGATATGGGGCAGAGGACCAAacattcaaggctagcctaacCCCTATGTCAACTAACTCCATTCTCGGAGGATAGCATATCCTACCCCGactctgtttctattttagaaaatgaGAGATGGGGAGAACGCTGGCATGAGTGATTCAGACTCAGATACCTGGAGCAAGAACAGCCTTTCGGTAGAGAAAGGCCAGGCTGAAAGTGGGGGCCAGGGGCAGAGGACTCAATGTACCAAAGTGGGCCCCAGACACAATGAAGTTCCGAGCCTTACTGCTTCTACTGGTGAGGTTAGGGATTGatgactgacttttttttttttctttaaagtcaaATTGACTGTTGGAAGTCTGCATGGGGGATGGGATGTCATACTCTCAGCCTCAGAATATGCCTGCATTAAGGGTGTTTCTGTATTAGGGATATTCTACTGTATGATATAGTCAAACAGCTGTTTCTCTATGGAGTCAGATttcattacagtttttttttgtttgtttgttttgtttctgcttaaGATGCACAGTTATCATTTGGTGTAGGTGGGGGTTAAAGAATTCACCCTGGAAATGATATTTTAGGGAACCAGCACACAAGTCCCTAACATAAAATAACTTACACAACACTTCCTGTATACTTCAAATTGCTGTGTTCACAATAGGCAAACGTAATGGGGATAGTTGGTACTTTGTTTTATTTAGGGGATAATGACAAGTAAGAAACCCGTGCATTCAATATGAttagatttttttctaatattttccaTCTGAGGGTTGGGCAAATCCTGGGACATGGGGCCTGCGATCCCCATGGACGCACATTTCTGTCTCAGATACTTCTGCGTTGGGGGTCATGTCTACACTGGGTCATGGCTATGTCTGGCTATGCTAGGACTGTTTCCCTTTGGGGGTGTCCTCTTATTATGAGGGCTTCTGCACGGGGTGTTTCCTTCCAGAGAAggatgaagtctcccactctctATAGTTGACTTTGCCAAGTCACCAAGCCACCCGGGAGGGGGCAGCTGCTGCAAGCCTGCCCTCCACTGCATCCTGCCAACAGACTGCTCGCACTTACGCCCATCTCTGCGACTTCCTGAAGCCGCCCCACTTATTCTGAGAAGCAAGCAGGTCACAAGCTCCTGGGAGCAGTCACACCTCCCACCCGGGGGTGAGGGCCGTCACCCCCCACATcagctctcagctccctctcGTTTCCACCCAGCCCCCATGCCAGCCTTCCCTGGGACCCCTCCGTCAGCTGCCTACATGCTAGAGGGCCCTGAAATGCTGTTTGCCTGATGGCTGCAGTCGTCCCTCTCTGAACCTGCTCCTGCATAAGATTCTAGAATGAGCCTGGGGCAACACAGAGAAGGTTAAGGGATCATCAGTTCTCCCCCGGCCTAGGGGCAACCCCACCCCGCTCACCCCCACAGGCCTCTGCTACTCACGATGACATtgcagaggaggaggaacagagagatGTCTTTCAGGCACCGCCGTCGCCAGTGGCACGTGGGCCCTGAGATGATGGCCACTGCTTCCTGAGGACTTTCTGGGTTGGGGCTGACCAGCctgggggtgggtgggcaggAGGGCAGGGTGTGGACGGCGTCCAGGTTGGCGAAGGTGATACCTTGGCAGGGCTCCTTGGGAGGCATTTCATGAGGCTCGGCCCCCGGTGGTCCCCGATGGAGGCTCTCAATAATGAACACGTTCTGGAAGGTGTGCTGGGCTATCATGAGCAGAGCATGGGACAGGTTGAGTGCCCCCAGCAGGTCCCGGGGTGAGCCGACCACCACAGCCACGATAGAGTAGTAGGAGATGGCATACTGGCCCAGCGCAGCGCCCATCAGCAGGGCGACATCCAGGGTCCGTGTTGGGTTCTTATGGTGGTCCATGGCCCGACGGTCAAAGCGATAGATGACCGAGCCACTCAGGCTGACCAAGGTCATGAGCCCGAGACAGACGATATTGAAGCTGTAGTAGGTGACTAGAGCCTGCTGCGTGTGGCCTCTCTCTCCGCTCACCTGGACCTCATAGAGGATGAAGACGGCCAGGCCTATGACGAAGAGCAGCAGGCCCAGGACTGGGCCGGCGAAGAAGGTCTCCCGGAAGAGGCTGACCCTGGATGGGGAGTGGCCGTGGCCGTGGGTGGAGGCAAGCAGCCTGCCCACATTCTTCCACATGACGTAGAGCATGGTAGACGCAAAGAGGCTGTATTCGATGTTGAAGGGATACAGGTAGAAGTAGCCTTGCTGGAAGATCTGGCAGACTGCTGTGCTGCAGGGGCACGGGTCTCCTCCGGCGCTGCCACTCGAAGGCGCTGCTGTGGAGAGAGGGACACAGGGCTGGGCTCTAGCCTCCCCTCTAGTCTGTGCCAAGTGAGGCCGGGGGCCTTCCTGGTGTCTGGCATCTCCCGTCATTCCATAACTACTGATTGTGTTACACTTCAAGACAAATCGGcgctaaaaataaaagaataaaagaataaacatcTGCGGCTGGGGGGAGCCGTGGTTCTGGAAGTGCTTGTCTCCTGCAGGCACGAGAACCTAGGTCTGACTCCATAGCACCGCAGAAGGAGCTTGGGGGGTGACGTGGTTCCggtgctggggaagcagaggcaggggatccctggggcttgccgGCCAGTCTAGCTGAGGCTGTGAGGTCCAGGTTTAGTGAGataacttgtctcaaaaagtaaggtgaagcctggtggctcagcgggtaaaggtgtttgtcaccaagcctggtgacttaAGTGACCGCAAAAAGTAAGGTGAAGCCtggtggctcagcgggtaaaggtgtttgtcaccaagcctggtgacttaAGTGACCGACGCCTGAACTTTGTCTTCCaatctctgtacacacacacacacacacacacacacacacacacacacaccaggaacacacacatactcaccacAAAGGTCACTACAAGAACTACAAATCTGCCCACCTCCATTCCTCTACCCACGATGACCCTTTGTTCCCTGAGATGGGCAGGCTCTGGCCCGCACAGAAGGACACACTCTCCCTAGGTCAAGGTCAGCTTTCTCCGGCTCTCCCACACTTGACAGCCCAGAGCTCCGGCTGCTGTGGTCCAGGCCTCCACCACCATTCCCATCACTTCAGTTTGTGCCACACCAGGGGGGATTCAGAACTTGCTGTCTCAGACACCTGGGCCTCTGAAAATGGCTCCTTTGGCTCACGAACTATCCCAGCTGGGTCTACGGATGAAGAAGCTGAGGCCCAGTGAGGTCTGAGAGCTGCAGTGGGTGAGCCAAGGAGAAACGTCCGGCTCCCAACGCTCAGCCTCTCCTACTCTAGTTTCATCTGTTAAGGTCATGCTCTGCCTAGGGCTGTGCTCTCCCCCATCAGGACGCCCTGTCCACACCACATAGCCCCTTATCAGCTTTTCTGTGCTGGGGTCTCCTTGCAGGCCAGGGCCGTGCTTCCAATTTCTGAATCCTTCTTTGTGACAGTAGGGGTTCCGAGTATATGCAGGTGTCTTAATTATCTAGTTTGGTCCTGGAGAGAGGAGAAGTGGACTGTGAAGGATGTTCTTTCTTAGGGTATTTCACTGGCTGAAAGCAAAGTCGCATTTGAACACTTCAATTTCAGGCTCCTTGACCTTGGCCAACTACTTAACCTCTCTGCTTTTATGAGATGGAGATGGTATTCATCTTCAAAGGGAAGTTGTTAAATAGGACATTTGAGGCACTTTGCACTGTGCAGGGCAGTCAGATGTCCAAGTGATGTCATCACACTGTGGTGATTTCTTGCCTCTCCTTCCCAGCTGGAAAGGCTAAAccactctgcctctcctccctttcctcaacTTCATCACTCTTGCCCATTCCTCTGGAAGCCTAGGCTTCTTCATGGTTGGATGGAGACCTGGACAGCATGGCCAAGACTGTACCCCGAGGATGAGGAGACACTATACGCTCTTGTTCCTTGTTGCCTCTACCCACACTTCTGAGGGAGTGCCTGGAGTGGGAGGAGGCCCCCGGCTTCCGCCTTTACCACCATGCCCTGGCAAAGGCACGGTTGACTAACTAGGAATATGCAAAGCAACTGTCCAGTGCCTGGCAGCCACAGGGCCAGTGCTAACAGGGAACTTACGGTCAGGGGCGAGGCGGGTGTGGCTGGTGTTGCCATGGGAACCACTGTAGGAGTGGGCCTGGTGCACGGACTCATCCACTACTGCTGCCATCCAGATGGCTAGGTTGGTGGCGAGGGTGAACATGAGCCCACACCTGTTTCAGAGTGATGGACGAGGAGAATAAAAGGCTCATGAGTCTCAGACTCATTATGGGTCCCTGGCAAAGCAAGGCAGGGTTGGGATCCCTCCTGCGAGAGGGGGGTTGTGGAGTGGGAAGGCAGATGGGCCCATATGAACAGAGGAGTTGAACTTGGAAGCAAGATTCAGCCTGATGGGATGTCAGCTAAGAGAGGGCCGGTGGGTGTCCTGAGGCTCAGGCCCCAGGAGGGGAAAGGGCACAATCCAGTCAGTGAAAGATAAGATGACAAAGAGGAAGGGGTGAGTGAGACCCCACCCGGGACTTAAAAAGAAGAGCCACACCCAGGATGACAAGCCCTCTTTCCTGCCAGGTGAGCCCTTGGCCCAGAGACGCTGAGCTGTGTTCTCACCGGGTCAGGTCCAGATGGGCGTGGATACAGTCTTTAGCAGAGACCCAGAGGAAGTAAGTCTGCATGGAGAGAGGAGCAGTCTCAGTTCCGTGTGTGTGGGCTAATCTCTAGAGCCCAGTGCCCACCTACACCCGGTATGACATTTTCTCTACCCCAAGAATCTTTGTACTAATGGATCAGGTTTATGTTAGCTTTACAAAGAAGAATGAATAATTTCTCTTTTGATTgcaacttgttaaaaaaaaaaacagcggcTTTCTCTCTGTTCCTTAAAGGTTGGGAAAATGTCACCTGTAAGGCATTTTCATCTTGATGAGATTTTGGGGGGCCTGGAGTGACAGAGGGGGCAAGTGAAGTATTTTTGGAAGCACGGTCAGCCTCCGACTAGATCCTGCTCAAGGTCtcaaggtacaaaaaaaaaaaaaaaaaaaaaaaaaaaagtctttgaggattttgttgttgctgagacagggtttttctaggCAGCCCTGGT
Proteins encoded in this region:
- the Otop2 gene encoding proton channel OTOP2; translation: MSEELVPHPKESLPGPRASPREVWKKGGRLLSVLLAVNVLLLACTLISGGAFNKVAVYDTDVFALLTTMMLLAALWIAFHLLRTARRQDAVPYRDAHAGPIWLRGGLVLFGICTLVMDVFKTGYYSSFFECQSAIKILHPIIQAVFVIVQTYFLWVSAKDCIHAHLDLTRCGLMFTLATNLAIWMAAVVDESVHQAHSYSGSHGNTSHTRLAPDPAPSSGSAGGDPCPCSTAVCQIFQQGYFYLYPFNIEYSLFASTMLYVMWKNVGRLLASTHGHGHSPSRVSLFRETFFAGPVLGLLLFVIGLAVFILYEVQVSGERGHTQQALVTYYSFNIVCLGLMTLVSLSGSVIYRFDRRAMDHHKNPTRTLDVALLMGAALGQYAISYYSIVAVVVGSPRDLLGALNLSHALLMIAQHTFQNVFIIESLHRGPPGAEPHEMPPKEPCQGITFANLDAVHTLPSCPPTPRLVSPNPESPQEAVAIISGPTCHWRRRCLKDISLFLLLCNVILWIMPAFGARPHFSNTVEVDFYGYSLWAAIVNICLPFGIFYRMHAVSSLLEVYVLS